Proteins encoded in a region of the Triticum dicoccoides isolate Atlit2015 ecotype Zavitan chromosome 3A, WEW_v2.0, whole genome shotgun sequence genome:
- the LOC119269428 gene encoding protein GRAVITROPIC IN THE LIGHT 1-like: protein MSRLARRNPPTPTEPTARKVRRTPSSLLLRISDICKVHSVGVAPTVGEKLKTNGTATATAESSEDGAHLKVHPHQASSSDNNDECLSQSSSACCEEEVVEKLLDAISCLKVAYVNLQKAHVPYDPGEIAIAGESFASELEETANLQDLYLNMNEWSSPRYLSHISSRIQEYQDLVMDLQADICKKDSEIGWLRPELDELERKNMELEEKIGRNGSCREGCFTTRKGVSTEVFMDLHERSSKCIHDFAKFIFDWTKVSGWNLGLSTFAIDSQVAYERRADKKYAVEAYFACVMLMADRDDHTPLDSVDCIMSFKDPFDALMTDPDSSFGRYCRAKYLVAVPQSMEDSFFGNLDHRAFVEGGSHPRTPFYQKFVRMARYTWALLAVARALNPRAEMFYVKTGVQFRKEHMESTPAKVIGEEEKFSVGFTVMPGFKIGCTVIRCIVYLCKLNAMDF from the coding sequence ATGTCTCGCCTTGCGCGGCGGAATCCCCCGACTCCGACGGAGCCGACGGCGAGGAAGGTGAGGAGGACCCCGTCCAGCCTGCTGCTGCGCATCTCCGACATCTGCAAGGTGCATTCCGTCGGCGTCGCGCCGACCGTCGGTGAGAAGCTCAAGACCAAcggcaccgccaccgccaccgccgagaGCAGCGAAGACGGCGCGCACCTCAAAGTCCACCCGCACCAGGCGTCGTCCTCCGACAACAACGACGAGTGCCTCTCCCAGAGCTCCTCCGCCTGCTGCGAGGAAGAGGTCGTCGAGAAGCTCCTCGACGCGATCTCTTGCCTGAAGGTGGCCTATGTCAATCTTCAGAAAGCCCATGTGCCGTATGATCCTGGGGAGATCGCGATCGCCGGCGAGAGCTTTGCGTCGGAGCTTGAAGAGACCGCCAACTTGCAGGATTTGTATCTGAATATGAACGAATGGAGCAGCCCGAGGTATCTCTCTCATATAAGCTCCAGGATTCAGGAGTATCAGGACCTGGTGATGGACCTGCAGGCTGACATCTGCAAGAAAGACTCTGAAATTGGTTGGCTTCGACCCGAGCTGGACGAGCTggaaaggaagaacatggaactggAGGAGAAGATTGGCCGTAATGGATCGTGCAGAGAAGGATGCTTCACAACCAGGAAGGGGGTGTCAACTGAAGTGTTCATGGATCTACATGAGCGTTCGTCGAAGTGCATCCATGATTTTGCAAAATTCATCTTTGATTGGACAAAAGTTTCCGGATGGAACCTCGGCCTATCCACATTTGCAATCGACAGTCAAGTTGCATATGAGAGAAGGGCTGACAAGAAGTATGCTGTTGAGGCCTATTTTGCTTGCGTGATGCTTATGGCAGACAGAGATGACCATACACCCCTGGATTCAGTTGACTGTATCATGAGCTTCAAAGATCCATTTGACGCTCTCATGACTGATCCAGATTCTAGTTTCGGGAGATATTGCAGAGCAAAGTATCTAGTGGCTGTGCCCCAGAGCATGGAGGATTCCTTCTTTGGAAACTTGGATCACAGAGCATTTGTCGAGGGCGGCAGCCATCCAAGGACGCCATTTTACCAGAAATTTGTGAGGATGGCAAGGTATACATGGGCACTACTCGCAGTTGCTCGTGCTCTGAATCCAAGAGCTGAAATGTTTTATGTCAAGACTGGTGTTCAGTTTCGGAAGGAGCACATGGAAAGTACGCCAGCCAAGGTTATCGGAGAAGAGGAGAAGTTCAGTGTTGGGTTTACGGTCATGCCGGGGTTTAAGATTGGGTGCACTGTCATCAGATGCATTGTTTATTTGTGTAAGCTTAACGCAATGGACTTCTGA